From a single Georhizobium profundi genomic region:
- a CDS encoding secondary thiamine-phosphate synthase enzyme YjbQ codes for MQELITLQTKGQGLYEFTDRARAFVAAQTSGPGLLTVFVRHTSCSLLIQENADPDVRRDLDAFFRRLMPPADDPSMGFIVHRSEGVDDMPAHIKAALTAVSLSIPVAKGRLLLGTWQGLYLFEHRDRPYSREIVLHLAS; via the coding sequence ATGCAGGAACTGATCACGCTTCAGACCAAGGGGCAGGGGCTCTACGAATTCACCGACAGGGCCCGTGCCTTCGTTGCCGCTCAAACGTCAGGTCCCGGACTGCTGACGGTGTTCGTGCGCCACACATCCTGCTCCCTGCTCATTCAGGAGAACGCGGATCCAGATGTGCGGCGGGACCTCGATGCCTTCTTCCGTCGGCTGATGCCGCCCGCGGATGATCCGTCCATGGGCTTTATCGTTCACCGCTCCGAAGGCGTTGACGACATGCCGGCGCACATAAAGGCTGCGTTGACGGCGGTGTCGCTCTCCATCCCCGTCGCCAAGGGGCGGCTCCTGTTGGGGACCTGGCAAGGCCTTTATCTCTTCGAACACCGCGACCGGCCCTATTCCCGCGAAATCGTGCTCCATTTGGCCTCGTAA